The following proteins are co-located in the Mycolicibacterium goodii genome:
- a CDS encoding helix-turn-helix transcriptional regulator, which translates to MDKRELGAFLRSRRERISPTEVGLPLGPRRRTPGLRRDEVAHLAFISTEYYTRLEQARAPHPSREVLEGLSRALRLPDAERAHLYQLAGVVPQRPVGPPRTVRQSILDLLHRLPHAAAIVVSATNEVLAWNDLACALMEDFSALSRRDRNLIRRAFLGPYGPGGRRLYGVSDVDEFARTSAKHLRAAVARYPDDPETRELVDELRTGSAEFARLWESHDIVDRPMLCKTFVHPVVGAVSVNCDALDIADRDQRLVIYTAEPGSPSEEAMRLLAVLGTQRMDVPG; encoded by the coding sequence GTGGACAAGCGTGAACTCGGCGCGTTCCTGCGTAGCCGCCGGGAACGGATCAGCCCCACCGAGGTGGGGTTGCCGCTGGGGCCGCGCAGGCGCACACCCGGGCTGCGACGCGACGAGGTCGCGCATCTGGCGTTCATCTCGACCGAGTACTACACCCGCCTGGAGCAGGCCCGCGCTCCGCATCCGTCCCGTGAGGTGCTCGAGGGTCTGTCCCGCGCGCTGCGGTTGCCCGACGCCGAGCGAGCGCACCTGTATCAACTGGCCGGCGTCGTGCCGCAACGCCCGGTGGGGCCGCCGCGGACGGTGCGCCAGAGCATCCTCGACCTGCTGCACCGACTGCCGCACGCCGCGGCGATCGTGGTTTCGGCGACCAACGAGGTGCTGGCCTGGAACGACCTGGCATGTGCGTTGATGGAGGACTTCTCGGCGCTGAGCCGCCGCGACCGCAACCTGATCCGGCGCGCGTTCCTGGGACCGTACGGGCCCGGCGGACGACGGCTGTACGGGGTTTCCGACGTCGACGAGTTCGCCCGCACCAGCGCCAAACACCTGAGGGCCGCGGTGGCCCGGTACCCCGACGATCCGGAGACCAGGGAACTCGTCGACGAACTGCGTACCGGCAGTGCGGAATTCGCGCGGCTGTGGGAATCGCACGATATCGTCGACCGGCCGATGCTGTGCAAGACATTCGTGCATCCGGTGGTCGGCGCGGTGTCGGTCAACTGCGATGCGCTCGACATCGCCGACCGGGATCAGCGCCTGGTGATCTACACCGCCGAGCCCGGATCGCCGTCGGAGGAGGCCATGCGGTTGCTCGCGGTGCTGGGCACCCAGCGGATGGACGTTCCGGGCTGA
- a CDS encoding SDR family NAD(P)-dependent oxidoreductase, translating to MTQTTTAGLLADKIAFITGAGRGIGAAAARLFAGEGATVMLAARTEAQLKTVTEQIRADGGTAEYVVCDLADGDSVRTAVDTTVARWGRLDVAFNNGATIQPPGPLDGLPETELDRIYDVNFKSVWLSMTAEVAAIRATAKTGAIVNTSSIGSLKGNPELPAYGAMKRAVNSLTESAAVTYGPEGIRVNAIAPGTTLTEMIDEWDTASPGTIDRLNAITPLGRAAEPAEIAEAAAWLLSDRASYVTGVTLRVDGGTWV from the coding sequence ATGACGCAAACGACCACAGCGGGCCTGCTCGCCGACAAGATCGCTTTCATCACCGGTGCGGGACGCGGCATCGGTGCCGCCGCCGCGCGACTGTTCGCCGGCGAAGGCGCGACCGTGATGCTGGCGGCCCGCACCGAAGCACAACTCAAAACCGTCACCGAGCAGATCCGCGCCGACGGCGGCACCGCCGAATACGTGGTGTGCGACCTGGCCGACGGGGACAGCGTGCGCACCGCGGTCGACACCACCGTCGCCCGGTGGGGACGCCTCGACGTCGCGTTCAACAACGGTGCGACGATCCAGCCGCCCGGCCCGCTCGACGGGCTGCCCGAGACCGAACTGGACCGCATCTACGACGTCAACTTCAAGAGCGTGTGGCTGTCGATGACCGCCGAGGTCGCGGCGATCCGCGCCACCGCCAAGACCGGTGCCATCGTCAACACGTCGAGCATCGGCAGCCTGAAGGGCAACCCCGAGTTGCCGGCCTACGGCGCGATGAAGCGCGCCGTCAACAGCCTCACCGAATCCGCGGCGGTGACCTACGGACCGGAGGGCATCCGCGTCAACGCCATCGCGCCGGGAACCACGCTCACCGAGATGATCGACGAATGGGACACCGCCAGCCCCGGCACCATCGACCGGCTCAACGCCATCACGCCGCTGGGACGCGCGGCCGAACCCGCCGAGATCGCCGAGGCGGCGGCATGGCTGCTCAGTGACCGCGCGTCCTATGTCACCGGGGTGACGCTGCGGGTCGACGGCGGCACCTGGGTGTAG
- a CDS encoding APC family permease, which yields MTRSDPESESYHALELAEESAGLVGKGLAAGKVGTFSGAILGISSVAPGYTLTASIGLIVAAVGLKMPAIFIAGFIPMFLTAYAYRELNSRAPDCGASFTWSTKAFGPYVGWMCGWGMVIATIIVLSNLAAIAVEFFYLFIARVLNTPSIADLADNKLVNILTTLVFIALATWISSRGITTSEHVQYVLVGFQMTVLVAFAITAVIHVGAGNAPAGLGFDLDWFNPFTGLAFGAFVIGVTGSIFAFWGWDTCLTLGEESKDPTKVPGRAGLLCVTTILLTYLLVAVAVMMYAGVDETGLGLGNPENSENVFGALADPVLGSWGGPLLFLAVLASSVASLQTTFLPAARAMLAMGAYGAFPKRFSHVHPRFLVPSFSTLVAGIVTGVFYTVVSLLSEYALLDTIAALGIMICWYYGITAFACIWFFRRELFTNAHNIVFKFVFPLLGGLVLAAVFVFSLKESMNPENGSGAEFGGIGLVFYIGFGILLLGVVLMLVMRTRSPEFFRGETVSRNTPALKQ from the coding sequence ATGACCCGGTCCGACCCCGAGTCCGAGTCCTACCACGCCCTGGAACTCGCCGAGGAGTCCGCAGGCCTGGTGGGCAAGGGTCTGGCCGCGGGCAAGGTCGGGACCTTCTCCGGTGCCATCCTGGGAATCTCCTCCGTCGCACCGGGATACACCCTCACCGCGAGCATCGGACTGATCGTCGCGGCGGTGGGGCTCAAGATGCCCGCGATCTTCATCGCCGGGTTCATCCCGATGTTCCTCACCGCATACGCCTACCGCGAACTGAACTCGCGCGCACCCGACTGCGGTGCGTCCTTCACCTGGTCCACCAAGGCGTTCGGGCCGTATGTCGGGTGGATGTGCGGGTGGGGCATGGTGATCGCCACCATCATCGTGTTGTCGAACCTGGCCGCCATCGCCGTCGAGTTCTTCTACCTGTTCATCGCGCGGGTGCTCAACACCCCCTCGATCGCCGACCTGGCCGACAACAAACTCGTCAACATCCTCACCACGCTGGTGTTCATCGCCTTGGCGACGTGGATCTCCAGCCGCGGTATCACCACCAGCGAGCACGTGCAGTACGTGCTGGTGGGATTTCAGATGACGGTGTTGGTGGCGTTCGCGATCACCGCGGTGATCCATGTCGGCGCCGGAAACGCCCCCGCAGGACTGGGATTCGACCTCGACTGGTTCAACCCGTTCACGGGTCTGGCGTTCGGCGCGTTCGTCATCGGTGTCACCGGGTCGATCTTCGCGTTCTGGGGTTGGGACACGTGCCTGACCCTCGGCGAGGAGTCGAAGGACCCCACCAAGGTGCCCGGCCGCGCCGGGCTGTTGTGCGTGACGACGATCCTGCTGACCTACCTGCTGGTCGCGGTCGCGGTGATGATGTACGCCGGTGTGGACGAGACCGGTCTGGGACTGGGCAATCCGGAGAACTCCGAGAACGTCTTCGGTGCCCTGGCCGACCCGGTGCTGGGCAGCTGGGGTGGGCCGCTGCTGTTCCTCGCGGTGTTGGCGTCCTCGGTCGCGAGCCTGCAGACGACGTTTCTGCCCGCGGCCCGGGCGATGCTGGCGATGGGCGCCTACGGGGCGTTCCCGAAACGGTTCTCCCACGTGCATCCCCGCTTCCTCGTGCCGTCGTTCAGCACGCTGGTCGCCGGGATCGTGACGGGGGTGTTCTACACCGTGGTGAGCCTGCTGTCGGAGTACGCACTGCTGGACACCATTGCCGCGCTGGGCATCATGATCTGCTGGTACTACGGGATCACCGCATTCGCGTGCATCTGGTTCTTCCGGCGTGAGCTGTTCACCAACGCGCACAACATCGTGTTCAAGTTCGTGTTCCCACTGCTCGGCGGTCTGGTGCTGGCCGCGGTGTTCGTGTTCTCGCTCAAGGAGAGCATGAACCCGGAGAACGGCAGCGGCGCCGAGTTCGGCGGTATCGGGCTGGTGTTCTACATCGGCTTCGGCATCCTGCTGCTCGGCGTGGTGCTGATGCTGGTGATGCGCACCCGCAGTCCCGAGTTCTTCCGCGGAGAGACGGTGTCGCGCAACACCCCTGCGTTGAAACAGTGA
- a CDS encoding universal stress protein: MKLVVGYLATPGGADALALGIRFARTLDAEVEVCIVLPPDTRAPGMPKGGYEEVLAGQAQEWLDDALKRVPDDVVAHGHLTFAESFTDGLIALAQHLDAVAVVVGGSGGGLVGAFSLGSVVSELLHSSPLPVAVAPRGTRESAIKRVREVTCAIGRRQGADRLLATAVAASKAAGTPLRLVSLVALDPVFGHLRSDDDAVRQRALEHAQKTLDAAKSELPEGFPVTSTIVSGSSVENAVSQLEWHDGDVIMVGSSRLSAPRRIFLGNTAAKMLRVLEVPMVVVPRDELKDGEEPS, encoded by the coding sequence ATGAAGCTTGTCGTTGGATATCTCGCCACCCCGGGTGGCGCTGACGCGTTGGCTCTTGGAATCCGATTCGCGCGAACGCTCGACGCCGAAGTCGAGGTGTGCATCGTGCTGCCGCCCGACACGAGGGCGCCGGGCATGCCCAAGGGCGGTTATGAAGAGGTGCTGGCGGGGCAGGCCCAGGAATGGCTCGACGACGCGTTGAAGCGGGTGCCCGACGACGTTGTGGCACACGGGCATCTGACGTTCGCCGAATCGTTCACCGACGGCCTGATCGCCCTGGCCCAGCACCTCGACGCGGTGGCGGTCGTCGTCGGCGGATCCGGCGGTGGTCTGGTCGGCGCGTTCTCCCTCGGTTCGGTTGTCAGCGAGTTGCTGCACTCGTCGCCGCTGCCGGTCGCGGTGGCCCCGCGCGGAACCCGCGAGTCCGCGATCAAGCGGGTCCGTGAGGTCACCTGCGCCATCGGCCGGCGTCAGGGCGCGGACCGGCTGCTCGCGACCGCGGTTGCGGCCAGCAAGGCGGCAGGCACCCCGCTGCGGCTGGTGTCGCTGGTCGCGCTCGACCCGGTCTTCGGGCACCTGCGCTCCGATGACGACGCCGTGCGTCAACGCGCGCTCGAGCATGCGCAGAAGACGCTCGACGCCGCGAAAAGTGAGCTGCCCGAGGGTTTCCCGGTGACATCGACGATCGTCAGCGGCTCGTCGGTTGAGAACGCCGTGAGCCAGTTGGAATGGCACGACGGCGACGTCATCATGGTGGGATCGAGCCGGTTGAGCGCACCAAGGCGGATCTTCCTCGGCAACACCGCGGCTAAGATGCTGCGCGTGCTGGAGGTTCCGATGGTCGTGGTGCCGCGCGACGAACTGAAGGACGGTGAGGAACCGTCATGA
- a CDS encoding SDR family oxidoreductase: MRYVVTGGTGFIGRRVVSQILARDAAAEVWVLVRRESLTRFEHLAHDWSERAKPLVGDLTADNLGLTDTDVTDLGEVTHVVHCAAIYDITVDEAGQRAANVDGTRAVVALARRLGATLHHVSSIAVAGNHRGVFTEDDFDVAQDLPTPYHQTKFEAEMLVRAATDVPHRIYRPAVVVGDSRTGEMDKADGPYYFFGVLARLAALPKFTPMALPDTGRTNVVPVDFVAEALVHLMHVEGRDGQTFHLTSPNTVGLVDIYRGVAAAAGLPPLRATLPRATAAPVLNVRGRARTVRNMVATQLGIPGEVFDVVELRPTFTADNTDSALRGTGIAVPEFASYAPKLWRYWAEHLDPDRARRDDPAGPLVGKHVIITGASSGIGRASAIAVAERGAVVFALARNGEALDELIAEIRANGGQAHAFTCDVTDSASVEHTVKDILGRFDHVDYLVNNAGRSIRRSVVNSTDRLHDYERVMAVNYFGAVRMVLALLPHWRERRFGHVVNVSSAGVQAHTPRYSAYLPSKAALDAFADVVSGETLSDHITFTNIHMPLVKTPMIAPSRRLNPVPPISAEHAAAMVVRGLVDKPPRIDTPLGTFADFGTYLTPRVARRFLHQLYLGYPDSAAARGLAPAEPGPSAASPERRPKRPTRSRRGVRVPRVVGRPVRRAVRALPGVHW; encoded by the coding sequence ATGCGCTATGTCGTTACCGGCGGTACCGGGTTTATCGGCCGACGAGTGGTGTCGCAGATCCTGGCCCGTGACGCCGCAGCCGAGGTGTGGGTGCTGGTCCGCCGCGAATCGCTCACCCGCTTCGAGCACCTCGCCCACGACTGGAGTGAGCGGGCGAAACCACTGGTAGGGGACCTCACCGCGGACAACCTTGGGCTCACCGACACCGACGTCACCGACCTCGGGGAGGTCACGCACGTGGTGCACTGTGCGGCGATCTACGACATCACCGTCGACGAGGCCGGGCAGCGTGCCGCCAACGTCGACGGCACCCGGGCGGTGGTTGCTCTTGCGCGTCGCCTCGGCGCCACGTTGCACCACGTCTCCTCGATCGCGGTCGCAGGCAACCACCGCGGCGTGTTCACCGAGGATGACTTCGACGTCGCGCAGGACCTGCCGACGCCGTACCACCAGACCAAGTTCGAGGCCGAGATGCTGGTGCGCGCGGCCACCGACGTGCCGCACCGGATCTACCGCCCCGCCGTGGTGGTGGGCGATTCGCGCACCGGCGAGATGGACAAGGCCGACGGGCCGTACTACTTCTTCGGCGTGCTGGCGCGTCTGGCGGCGCTGCCGAAATTCACGCCCATGGCCCTACCGGACACCGGGCGCACCAACGTCGTTCCGGTCGACTTCGTCGCCGAAGCGCTGGTCCACCTGATGCATGTCGAGGGCCGTGACGGGCAGACGTTCCACCTCACCTCGCCGAATACCGTTGGGCTGGTCGACATCTACCGCGGCGTCGCCGCGGCCGCGGGCCTGCCCCCGCTGCGCGCCACCCTGCCGCGCGCCACCGCGGCGCCGGTGCTCAACGTACGGGGACGCGCCAGAACCGTGCGCAACATGGTTGCGACGCAGCTCGGCATCCCCGGCGAGGTGTTCGACGTCGTCGAACTGCGACCGACGTTCACCGCGGACAACACCGACAGCGCGCTGCGCGGCACCGGGATCGCGGTGCCGGAATTCGCCTCGTACGCGCCGAAACTGTGGCGGTACTGGGCCGAGCACCTCGACCCGGACCGGGCCCGGCGAGACGATCCGGCGGGCCCGCTGGTCGGCAAACACGTCATCATCACGGGCGCGTCGAGCGGGATCGGCCGTGCCTCGGCCATCGCGGTCGCCGAGCGGGGCGCAGTCGTGTTCGCGCTGGCCCGCAACGGCGAGGCGCTCGACGAGCTGATCGCCGAGATCCGGGCCAACGGCGGGCAGGCACACGCGTTCACGTGTGATGTCACCGATTCGGCGTCGGTCGAGCACACCGTGAAGGACATCCTCGGCCGGTTCGATCACGTCGACTATCTGGTGAACAACGCCGGGCGCTCGATCCGCCGGTCCGTGGTGAACTCGACCGATCGGCTGCACGACTACGAACGCGTCATGGCGGTCAACTACTTCGGCGCGGTCCGCATGGTGCTGGCGCTGCTGCCGCACTGGCGTGAGCGCCGCTTCGGCCACGTGGTCAACGTGTCGAGCGCGGGAGTCCAGGCGCACACGCCCAGGTACAGCGCGTACCTGCCCAGCAAGGCCGCGCTGGACGCGTTCGCCGACGTGGTGTCCGGCGAAACCCTGTCCGACCACATCACTTTCACCAACATCCACATGCCGCTGGTGAAGACGCCGATGATCGCGCCGTCACGCAGGCTCAACCCGGTGCCGCCGATAAGCGCCGAGCATGCCGCGGCCATGGTGGTGCGGGGCCTGGTCGACAAGCCGCCGCGGATCGACACCCCGCTGGGCACATTCGCCGACTTCGGCACTTACCTCACGCCGCGGGTGGCGCGCCGTTTCCTGCACCAGCTCTACCTGGGGTATCCCGATTCGGCGGCCGCCCGCGGGCTGGCACCGGCCGAGCCCGGGCCGTCCGCCGCCTCACCGGAGCGCCGGCCGAAGCGGCCCACCCGAAGCCGCCGCGGCGTGCGCGTGCCGCGGGTGGTGGGGCGTCCGGTCCGGCGTGCCGTGCGGGCGCTGCCCGGGGTGCACTGGTAG
- a CDS encoding nucleoside hydrolase, with amino-acid sequence MPVFADVDTGVDDAMALAYLLASSDADLVGIASTAGNIGVQQVCINNLGLLELCRAPGIPVSCGAEQPLKAPLRTAEDTHGPQGLGYARLPATDRTLTTYDAAEAWVRAAHAHPGELIGLATGPLTNLALAMRAEPALPALMRRLVIMGGAFDYKGNTTPVAEWNISVDPESAAEVFGGWDAAWGGRGDDAAPAHVPIVLGLNLTENVAMTPALLNRLATAAGCPSTAMSVRDERGTRSTAANPLIRVLEDAMRFYFEFHFDTGDGYLAHLHDPLAAAVALDPELVQCRQTTVDVELTGTLTRGMTVADWRGHWGRRPNALIGLEVDPTVFFDRFISRVGAFAQRLTSHS; translated from the coding sequence ATGCCCGTGTTCGCCGATGTCGACACCGGTGTCGACGATGCGATGGCCCTCGCCTACCTGCTTGCCAGCTCCGACGCCGATCTGGTCGGCATCGCGTCGACCGCGGGAAACATTGGGGTGCAACAGGTCTGCATCAACAACCTGGGCTTGCTCGAGCTGTGCCGGGCACCCGGCATCCCGGTGTCGTGCGGCGCGGAGCAACCGCTCAAGGCCCCGCTGCGCACCGCCGAGGACACCCACGGCCCCCAGGGTCTCGGCTACGCCCGACTCCCGGCCACCGACCGCACGCTCACGACGTACGACGCGGCCGAGGCCTGGGTCCGTGCCGCGCACGCACATCCCGGTGAGCTGATCGGACTGGCCACCGGACCGCTGACCAACCTGGCCCTGGCCATGCGTGCCGAGCCCGCACTTCCCGCGCTGATGCGCCGACTGGTGATCATGGGCGGGGCGTTCGACTACAAGGGCAACACCACCCCGGTCGCGGAGTGGAACATCAGCGTCGACCCCGAGTCGGCCGCCGAGGTGTTCGGCGGGTGGGACGCCGCCTGGGGTGGCCGTGGGGACGATGCTGCGCCGGCCCACGTCCCGATCGTGCTCGGACTGAACCTCACCGAGAACGTCGCGATGACGCCGGCGCTGCTGAACCGGTTGGCGACGGCGGCCGGGTGCCCGTCGACGGCGATGAGTGTGCGGGATGAGCGCGGTACCCGGTCGACGGCGGCCAACCCGCTGATCCGTGTCCTCGAAGATGCGATGCGCTTCTACTTCGAGTTCCACTTCGACACCGGTGACGGCTACCTCGCGCACCTGCACGATCCGCTGGCGGCCGCGGTCGCGCTGGACCCCGAGTTGGTGCAGTGCAGGCAGACGACCGTCGACGTCGAACTCACCGGCACCCTGACCCGCGGGATGACGGTGGCCGACTGGCGCGGGCACTGGGGACGGCGACCCAACGCGCTCATCGGCCTGGAGGTCGACCCGACGGTGTTCTTCGACCGGTTCATCTCCCGAGTCGGCGCTTTCGCGCAGCGTCTCACTTCTCACTCATAG